A genomic stretch from Halorhodospira halophila SL1 includes:
- a CDS encoding TIGR03088 family PEP-CTERM/XrtA system glycosyltransferase — translation MTIDHDRRRPRDGQGSRPLIAHILYRLDVGGLENILVELVRGSVHHGFRHVVVCLADYDEAFRRRLPDGVPVHALHKPPGWGLGTQWRLYRLLCQLRPDVVHTSNLAALECQPVAALSGVPGRVHAEHGWDMADLDGTRWRYRWLRRALSPWVQRHVTVSRHLAEYLTERVRIPKRRVRHIYNGVDTKRYRAARRSSEEDSGQGGVLVIGTVGRLTAVKDQATLIRAFARLRERFSAKRGDLRLVVIGSGPEEQSLRALAAELDVADAVELTGNCTDVATRLAAFDVFALPSLAEGIPVTVLEAMASGLPVVASRVGGLPELVEEGVTGTLVPAGDPEQLCDGLAGYLQEPHRRSLEGAAGRRRAVEHFSVEAMVGAYESLYRELLAPPARSGSVARKG, via the coding sequence TTGACGATCGACCATGATCGCCGGCGCCCCCGGGATGGGCAGGGCTCGCGCCCGCTGATTGCCCATATCCTCTATCGTCTGGATGTCGGGGGGCTGGAGAACATCCTCGTCGAGCTGGTCCGCGGCAGCGTCCACCATGGTTTCCGGCATGTCGTCGTCTGTCTGGCGGATTACGATGAAGCGTTCCGTCGCCGGCTACCGGATGGAGTGCCCGTCCATGCCCTCCACAAGCCCCCCGGGTGGGGGTTGGGTACCCAGTGGCGTCTTTATCGGTTGTTGTGTCAGCTGCGGCCGGATGTGGTGCATACGTCGAACCTGGCCGCTTTGGAGTGCCAGCCGGTGGCCGCGCTGAGCGGCGTGCCGGGCCGCGTCCACGCGGAGCACGGTTGGGACATGGCCGATCTCGACGGGACCCGCTGGCGGTACCGCTGGCTGCGGCGGGCCCTCAGTCCCTGGGTGCAACGGCACGTGACGGTCTCCCGCCACTTGGCCGAGTATCTCACCGAGCGGGTGCGGATCCCCAAGCGCCGGGTGCGCCACATCTACAACGGCGTCGATACAAAGCGTTATCGGGCCGCGAGGCGATCATCGGAGGAGGATTCGGGGCAAGGGGGCGTCCTGGTGATTGGCACCGTCGGGCGGCTGACGGCGGTGAAGGACCAGGCGACGCTTATCCGGGCTTTCGCCCGTCTTCGCGAGCGGTTCTCGGCCAAGCGCGGGGATCTGCGATTGGTAGTGATTGGCAGTGGTCCTGAAGAGCAGTCGCTTCGGGCGTTGGCGGCGGAGTTGGATGTGGCCGATGCCGTGGAACTCACGGGCAACTGCACCGATGTCGCGACCCGGTTGGCGGCGTTCGATGTCTTTGCGTTGCCCTCCCTCGCCGAAGGGATCCCGGTGACGGTCCTTGAGGCCATGGCCAGTGGCCTTCCGGTGGTGGCATCGCGGGTCGGCGGGTTGCCGGAGCTGGTTGAGGAGGGGGTGACCGGGACGCTGGTGCCTGCGGGTGATCCCGAGCAGCTGTGTGATGGGCTGGCCGGCTACCTTCAGGAGCCGCACCGTCGGTCGTTGGAAGGGGCTGCAGGGCGCCGGCGAGCGGTGGAGCATTTCTCGGTCGAGGCCATGGTCGGGGCTTACGAAAGTCTTTATCGCGAGCTATTGGCGCCACCGGCGCGGAGCGGCTCCGTGGCAAGGAAGGGATAA
- the xrtA gene encoding exosortase A, translating into MASNPDAIVGGGLGDRAPWYLHGAALALLGVVLAIAFLPTYQAIVGIWSRSETFAHGFLIVPIVLFLVYRLRHPLADQQPRVQPLALVPVAGLVLLWVLGALVDVDSVRHFAAVLLIPAVVWLSLGNAVAWTLLFPLAYLISAVPFGEFLVPPLMDWTADFTVWAVQQTGVPVYREGLNFELPTGRWSVVEACSGVRYLIATVALGTLYAYLVYRSWMRRLVFVAFSFLVPILANGLRAYAIVMIGHLSGMELAAGVDHLIYGWVFFGAVIALMFWIGTYWREDRPISEGAAPGPGGGGMAERLSDSTGLGSRSVAAVAGVALTGGVLVASGPLYAGWMNQRDLGPVAGLEEAELPLNDWEAIEADPWEPGYRNARAAFHRHYVDGQGVPVGVYVGYYREQFRHGNMITWDNTMAGRDRDAWRQRSAGRAEIDDWTRPARFELTGPNRQILAWRWYWVTDRLTTSPHEVKARESLSRLLGGRDDAALVVLYALYPDDPEEVEPALRRFAEAALPELLGTLEEVRGR; encoded by the coding sequence ATGGCCAGTAACCCGGATGCGATTGTCGGCGGTGGGCTCGGGGATCGAGCGCCGTGGTACCTGCACGGGGCGGCATTGGCACTGCTCGGCGTGGTGCTGGCGATCGCCTTCCTGCCAACCTATCAGGCTATTGTGGGTATTTGGTCACGCTCAGAGACCTTCGCCCACGGTTTCCTGATCGTGCCCATCGTCCTCTTCCTGGTTTATCGGCTGCGTCACCCCCTGGCGGATCAACAGCCCAGAGTGCAACCACTGGCCCTGGTGCCGGTCGCCGGACTGGTCCTGCTCTGGGTGCTCGGCGCGTTGGTGGACGTCGACTCCGTGCGCCACTTCGCGGCGGTGCTCCTGATCCCGGCTGTCGTCTGGCTGAGCCTGGGCAACGCCGTCGCCTGGACGCTGCTCTTCCCGCTGGCCTACCTGATCTCTGCCGTCCCATTCGGTGAGTTCCTGGTCCCGCCGCTGATGGACTGGACTGCCGACTTCACGGTATGGGCAGTGCAGCAAACCGGCGTGCCGGTCTATCGCGAAGGACTGAACTTCGAGTTGCCGACCGGCCGCTGGTCCGTGGTCGAGGCGTGCAGTGGCGTGCGTTACCTCATCGCTACCGTCGCCCTGGGCACGCTGTACGCCTACCTGGTTTACCGAAGCTGGATGCGCCGGCTGGTTTTCGTGGCCTTCTCGTTCCTGGTGCCGATCCTCGCCAACGGTCTGCGCGCCTATGCGATCGTGATGATCGGACATCTCAGTGGCATGGAGTTGGCCGCGGGGGTCGATCATCTGATCTATGGCTGGGTGTTCTTCGGTGCGGTGATCGCGCTGATGTTCTGGATCGGGACCTACTGGCGCGAGGATCGGCCGATCTCCGAGGGGGCAGCGCCCGGTCCAGGCGGCGGTGGCATGGCGGAGCGGCTTAGCGACAGTACAGGGCTTGGATCGCGTTCGGTTGCTGCGGTTGCCGGGGTGGCGTTGACGGGGGGAGTACTGGTCGCTTCCGGGCCGCTCTACGCCGGATGGATGAATCAGCGGGATCTCGGCCCTGTTGCCGGGTTGGAGGAGGCGGAGCTGCCCCTCAATGACTGGGAGGCGATCGAGGCCGATCCCTGGGAGCCGGGGTATCGCAACGCGCGCGCGGCCTTCCACCGGCACTATGTCGATGGGCAAGGGGTTCCGGTGGGGGTCTACGTGGGCTACTACCGGGAGCAATTCCGGCACGGGAATATGATCACTTGGGATAATACCATGGCCGGCCGGGATCGGGACGCCTGGCGGCAACGCTCGGCCGGGCGGGCGGAGATCGATGATTGGACCCGCCCGGCACGATTCGAGCTCACCGGGCCGAATCGACAGATCCTGGCCTGGCGTTGGTACTGGGTGACGGACCGGCTGACCACCAGCCCCCACGAAGTGAAGGCGCGGGAGTCGCTGTCCCGCTTGCTCGGGGGGCGCGACGATGCAGCGCTGGTGGTGCTCTATGCGCTTTATCCCGATGATCCAGAGGAGGTTGAGCCGGCCCTGCGTCGTTTTGCGGAGGCTGCGCTGCCCGAGTTGTTGGGGACCCTGGAGGAGGTTCGGGGACGTTGA
- a CDS encoding TIGR03087 family PEP-CTERM/XrtA system glycosyltransferase, translating to MAEILFLVHRVPWPPNKGDKIRSYHILRHLTERHRVHLGTFVDDPDDWRFLPDLEAVCASVCARPLPRRRAQLRALGGFLTGEPLTLPWYRDRHLAQWVRQVCQAQPIDVAMCFSSSMGPYVPDRPPSLLRVVDFVDIDSDKWGQYARHRPWPLRAVFAREARRLLAYERHLAASSDASLFVSTDEAAAFRSLAPESAQSVSAMSNGVDTDYFDPRLLGPSPYAADERPVVLTGAMDYWPNADAACWFAEEAFPQVRAREPAARFYVVGNRPTPAVAALANRPGVTVTGFVDDVRPWVGHAAVAVAPLRVARGIQNKVLEAMALGRPIVASPEALEGLQVALGVEVESAEAQPEAMVEAVCRCLDGGDGMGAAARRRVVQDYSWARHLGRLDRLLAGTTERIDDDEGHALSEAADGQ from the coding sequence GTGGCCGAGATCCTGTTCCTGGTGCATCGCGTGCCGTGGCCGCCGAACAAGGGCGATAAGATCCGCTCTTACCATATCCTCCGTCACTTGACGGAGCGCCACCGGGTCCACCTCGGGACCTTTGTCGATGACCCGGACGATTGGCGTTTCCTCCCCGACCTGGAAGCGGTTTGCGCGAGCGTGTGCGCGCGTCCACTGCCGCGGCGGCGGGCGCAGCTGCGCGCGCTTGGCGGTTTTCTCACTGGAGAGCCGCTGACCCTGCCCTGGTACCGGGACCGGCACCTGGCGCAGTGGGTTCGCCAGGTGTGCCAAGCGCAGCCAATCGATGTCGCGATGTGCTTCTCCTCGTCGATGGGGCCGTACGTGCCGGATCGGCCACCTTCGCTACTGCGGGTGGTGGATTTCGTCGACATCGACTCCGATAAGTGGGGTCAGTACGCGCGCCATCGTCCCTGGCCCCTGCGGGCGGTCTTTGCCCGCGAGGCACGCCGGCTATTGGCCTACGAACGACACCTGGCGGCGTCGAGCGACGCCAGCTTGTTTGTTTCTACGGACGAGGCGGCGGCGTTCCGGAGTCTCGCGCCGGAGTCGGCGCAAAGCGTCTCGGCAATGAGTAACGGCGTGGATACGGACTACTTCGACCCGAGGCTTCTTGGGCCGAGCCCTTACGCCGCCGACGAGCGGCCGGTGGTCCTGACGGGCGCCATGGATTATTGGCCGAACGCCGATGCGGCCTGCTGGTTCGCTGAGGAGGCCTTTCCCCAGGTCCGGGCCCGGGAGCCAGCGGCTCGGTTCTACGTGGTCGGTAATCGGCCGACGCCGGCAGTGGCTGCGCTGGCAAACCGCCCCGGGGTGACCGTCACCGGCTTTGTGGACGACGTCCGCCCCTGGGTTGGTCACGCAGCCGTGGCCGTGGCGCCGCTGCGTGTGGCCCGAGGGATCCAGAACAAGGTACTCGAGGCGATGGCCCTCGGCCGGCCGATCGTCGCTTCGCCGGAGGCCCTGGAAGGACTGCAGGTCGCCCTAGGGGTGGAAGTGGAAAGCGCCGAGGCGCAGCCGGAAGCAATGGTCGAAGCGGTCTGCCGGTGCCTGGACGGGGGCGATGGTATGGGGGCAGCTGCGCGAAGGCGCGTCGTGCAGGACTACAGTTGGGCCCGGCATCTTGGCCGGCTCGACCGGCTGCTCGCTGGCACGACCGAACGGATTGATGACGATGAGGGACACGCGTTGAGTGAGGCAGCTGATGGCCAGTAA
- a CDS encoding FemAB family XrtA/PEP-CTERM system-associated protein, producing MDLRVARLEAADEARWDAFVQQSPEATFFHRSGWARVLREAFGHVTEYLYAERDGVIVGVLPLARSKSWLFSDALISTPFCVYGGVVAADESARKALDHAAQERARALGVEFLEYRHRAPVHTEWPRQDALYATFRKSLAADEDANFQAIPRKQRRMVRQGIKAGLEATWEADLDRFHDLYARSVHRLGTPVFPRCYFHLLAETFGDDCRVLMVSHDGKPVTSVLTFYFRDEILPYYGGGLPAAREVAGYDFLYWELMRRGCEEGYRLFDFGRSKKGTGAYHFKRNWGFEPQPLAYEYQLYKRSTIPEHNPLNPRYRQAIRIWQRLPLSVVNRLGPIVVRGLG from the coding sequence ATGGATCTACGCGTAGCGAGACTGGAAGCGGCGGACGAGGCCCGCTGGGACGCTTTCGTTCAGCAGTCGCCGGAGGCCACCTTTTTCCACCGCAGCGGCTGGGCGCGGGTCCTGCGCGAGGCGTTCGGTCACGTAACGGAGTATCTCTACGCCGAGCGTGACGGGGTGATCGTGGGGGTGCTTCCGCTGGCACGCAGCAAGAGCTGGTTGTTCAGCGATGCCCTGATTTCCACCCCCTTCTGCGTCTATGGCGGGGTGGTCGCTGCCGATGAATCGGCGCGGAAGGCGCTCGACCATGCGGCTCAGGAGCGTGCCCGGGCGCTGGGTGTAGAGTTTCTGGAGTATCGCCACCGCGCGCCGGTGCATACGGAGTGGCCGCGCCAGGATGCGTTGTACGCCACCTTCCGGAAATCCCTGGCGGCTGACGAGGACGCGAACTTCCAAGCCATCCCGCGCAAGCAGCGGCGAATGGTGCGCCAGGGGATCAAGGCCGGTTTGGAAGCGACCTGGGAGGCCGATCTCGACCGCTTTCACGACCTCTATGCGCGAAGTGTCCACCGTCTGGGTACGCCGGTCTTTCCACGCTGTTACTTCCACCTACTGGCGGAGACCTTCGGTGACGACTGCCGCGTACTGATGGTGTCCCACGACGGGAAGCCGGTTACGAGTGTCCTGACGTTCTATTTCCGGGATGAGATTCTGCCCTATTACGGCGGCGGATTGCCTGCGGCGCGCGAGGTGGCGGGCTACGATTTCCTCTACTGGGAGTTGATGCGCCGGGGGTGTGAGGAGGGGTACCGGCTGTTTGATTTCGGGCGGAGCAAGAAGGGGACCGGTGCCTACCACTTCAAGCGCAACTGGGGGTTCGAGCCGCAGCCGCTGGCCTACGAATACCAGCTCTACAAGCGCAGCACGATCCCCGAGCACAATCCGCTCAATCCGCGGTACCGGCAAGCAATCCGCATCTGGCAGCGGTTGCCGCTTTCGGTGGTGAATCGATTGGGACCCATCGTGGTCCGGGGTCTGGGGTAG
- a CDS encoding XrtA system polysaccharide deacetylase, translating to MEERSWARCNALTVDVEDYFQVLAMAPYVGRDAWERWPCRIEASMDRLLQICADRCVCGTFFTLGWVAKRYPQVVRRIVAAGHELASHGYGHERVWEIGPRAFREDLIRAKGLLEDTGGVPVVGYRAPAFSIGPRTPWAREILQETGHRYSSSVYPVRHDHYGTPEAPRHAHRPDGQGGLLELPPATLRLLGRNLPAGGGGYFRLLPYRVSWAALRWIAQAEGQPAVFYIHPWELDPEQPRVPGIDLRTRVRHYVNLHRTEQRLSRLLQDLDWDRIDRVFAPELAGVSDWQAGQAVSAQAF from the coding sequence ATGGAGGAGCGCAGCTGGGCGCGGTGCAATGCGCTGACAGTGGATGTCGAGGATTACTTTCAAGTCCTGGCCATGGCGCCGTATGTGGGGCGGGACGCATGGGAGCGCTGGCCTTGTCGCATCGAGGCAAGCATGGATCGGCTTCTGCAGATCTGTGCCGACCGCTGTGTTTGCGGCACGTTCTTTACCCTCGGCTGGGTGGCGAAGCGCTATCCGCAGGTTGTCCGCCGCATCGTGGCTGCCGGTCACGAGTTGGCGAGCCACGGATACGGGCATGAGCGCGTCTGGGAGATCGGGCCGCGCGCATTCCGCGAGGATTTGATCCGGGCTAAGGGGCTGTTGGAAGACACCGGCGGGGTGCCGGTGGTCGGTTATCGGGCGCCGGCCTTTTCCATCGGGCCGCGAACGCCCTGGGCGCGAGAGATCCTGCAGGAGACCGGTCACCGCTACAGCTCAAGCGTCTACCCGGTCCGGCATGACCACTACGGCACCCCTGAGGCACCACGACACGCCCATCGTCCGGATGGGCAAGGCGGCCTCCTAGAGTTGCCCCCGGCGACGCTTCGGCTCCTTGGTCGGAATCTTCCGGCGGGTGGCGGCGGCTATTTTCGACTTCTGCCCTACCGGGTCTCGTGGGCAGCTCTGCGCTGGATCGCCCAAGCGGAGGGGCAGCCGGCGGTGTTCTATATTCACCCCTGGGAGCTCGATCCCGAGCAGCCGCGGGTCCCGGGCATCGATCTCCGCACCCGCGTTCGTCACTACGTGAACCTGCATCGCACGGAGCAGCGGCTCAGTCGGTTGCTCCAGGATCTGGACTGGGATCGGATCGATCGCGTCTTTGCGCCGGAGTTGGCCGGTGTCAGCGACTGGCAGGCCGGGCAGGCGGTTTCAGCCCAGGCATTCTGA
- a CDS encoding XrtA/PEP-CTERM system-associated ATPase, with protein MYEDFYGLRDKPFALSPDPRFFYASKGHRRAMAYLEYGVQQGEGFIVITGEVGAGKTTMARSLLSGIVDRPLLAAHLVSTRLSADNLLRLVCLAFGIENPPQNKADQLRELERFLVRIRSRGQRALLVVDEAQNLNDEAVEELRMLSNFQGDEGGPLLQSFLLGQPEFRRLLRSEHMQQLRQRVIATYHLGPMDAEDTRAYIEHRLAQVGWEADPSFSEGAWQRIYDYTQGTPRRINTLCDRLLLMGYLEECHEFTVREVQSVIDEVEADLGEADNGDAAPSSPSEQDPENAREGLGTDRQTLEQRLQRIERYLGFTYKRVQQLVNVQREDQERLNQRLERVERYLISGYRLTRQVSGSLKRALEVNRGEP; from the coding sequence ATGTATGAAGACTTCTACGGCCTGCGCGACAAGCCATTCGCGCTGAGCCCCGATCCACGTTTCTTCTACGCCAGCAAAGGCCACCGCCGGGCGATGGCCTACCTGGAGTATGGGGTGCAGCAGGGCGAGGGCTTTATCGTCATCACCGGAGAGGTCGGTGCCGGTAAGACGACCATGGCGCGGAGTCTACTCAGCGGCATCGTTGATCGCCCGCTGCTCGCGGCCCACCTGGTCAGCACCCGACTGAGCGCGGATAACCTGCTGCGGCTGGTCTGTCTCGCCTTCGGGATCGAGAACCCACCGCAGAACAAGGCCGATCAGTTGCGGGAGTTGGAGCGATTTCTTGTTCGGATTCGATCCCGTGGCCAGCGTGCGCTGCTCGTAGTGGACGAGGCGCAGAACCTCAACGATGAAGCCGTCGAGGAGTTGCGCATGCTCTCGAACTTTCAGGGCGACGAGGGTGGCCCACTGCTGCAGAGCTTTCTGTTGGGTCAGCCGGAGTTTCGGCGACTCCTGCGCAGTGAGCATATGCAGCAGTTGCGTCAGCGGGTGATCGCCACCTATCACCTCGGCCCGATGGATGCTGAAGATACCCGGGCCTACATCGAGCACCGGCTCGCCCAGGTGGGTTGGGAGGCGGATCCGAGCTTCTCAGAGGGGGCGTGGCAGCGGATCTACGACTACACTCAGGGAACCCCGAGGCGGATCAATACGCTCTGCGACCGGTTGCTTCTGATGGGGTACTTGGAGGAGTGCCACGAGTTTACTGTCCGTGAGGTGCAGTCGGTTATCGACGAGGTGGAGGCCGATCTGGGCGAGGCGGATAACGGGGATGCAGCCCCGAGTTCTCCTTCGGAGCAGGATCCGGAAAACGCCCGGGAGGGGCTCGGTACCGACCGACAAACTCTAGAGCAGCGGCTGCAGCGGATCGAGCGTTACCTCGGTTTCACCTATAAGCGGGTACAGCAGCTGGTCAATGTTCAGCGTGAAGACCAGGAACGGCTGAATCAGCGCTTGGAGCGGGTTGAGCGTTATCTGATTTCCGGCTACCGCCTGACGCGTCAGGTGAGTGGCTCGCTCAAGCGGGCACTGGAGGTAAACCGCGGGGAACCGTGA
- a CDS encoding TIGR03016 family PEP-CTERM system-associated outer membrane protein — MAVSPRVARARALPGAAAALGLLLISGASIASTQWTFTPRMTVGQEWTDNADFSPRGAEESDLVTLLRPSLTLSGEGARAELDLNYSWDNRLYWRDSDRDRSTHNLRGSGNAELVRESIFVEGSIRRSVRAESIFDPVTARDQQETTRYRISPYWVWRQGRFSEQEVRYVFDEARYHRSDRQPQQVHRAQYQLDSGPQFGRTFWQFRSERNWDRFDDPERAEIDRFSNQATLGYRFGRSLRLSLSGSDGWIRVEDRRRDTQSWRVNADWDITRNTQISGSYGQFKDQIDDTDQTNRRDQRSLGLVHQAPRSTWRLSYAEGRTDGLGRALDPEATEFDRLLAEFGFLDADDLLVDEDRITFAETWRGSWDYTTGPHSFRLEFIQRDSDEEFGIGDDRFEDAVERERRVVGRWGWSFGARTDATLRGVYRWIEGRDVDDQERESEEYRLSLGLSRSLGRRTSGDLDLIHRQRVEGREDLALDERRRENRISARLTMEF, encoded by the coding sequence ATGGCCGTGTCGCCGAGGGTAGCTAGGGCGCGGGCGCTGCCGGGCGCCGCGGCCGCCTTGGGGCTTCTGCTGATTTCCGGGGCCAGTATCGCTTCGACACAGTGGACCTTCACCCCGCGCATGACCGTTGGTCAGGAGTGGACCGACAACGCCGATTTTTCCCCGCGGGGTGCAGAGGAGAGTGACCTGGTTACGCTCTTGCGGCCGAGCTTGACCCTGAGTGGAGAGGGCGCGCGTGCCGAACTCGACCTCAATTACTCGTGGGACAACCGGCTTTACTGGCGCGATAGCGACCGGGACCGAAGTACCCACAATCTGCGCGGAAGTGGCAACGCCGAGTTGGTGCGGGAGTCGATCTTCGTGGAGGGCTCCATCCGCCGCAGTGTGCGGGCGGAATCGATCTTCGATCCGGTAACCGCGCGGGATCAGCAGGAGACGACCCGCTACCGCATCAGCCCTTACTGGGTGTGGCGGCAGGGTCGCTTCTCGGAGCAAGAGGTGCGTTACGTCTTCGACGAGGCCCGTTACCACCGATCGGATCGCCAGCCGCAACAGGTGCATCGCGCCCAATACCAGCTGGATAGCGGCCCGCAGTTCGGTCGCACCTTCTGGCAGTTCCGCTCCGAACGCAACTGGGATCGCTTCGACGATCCGGAGCGCGCCGAGATTGATCGTTTCTCCAACCAGGCCACCTTGGGGTACCGGTTCGGCCGGTCGTTGCGCCTGAGCCTATCCGGATCGGATGGCTGGATTCGGGTCGAGGATCGGCGCCGCGACACCCAGAGCTGGCGGGTCAACGCCGACTGGGACATCACCCGGAATACGCAGATATCTGGGAGTTACGGCCAGTTCAAGGACCAGATCGACGACACGGATCAGACGAATCGCCGAGATCAGCGATCGTTGGGCTTGGTCCACCAGGCGCCGCGCTCCACCTGGCGGCTCTCCTACGCCGAGGGGCGGACGGACGGCTTGGGACGCGCCCTTGATCCCGAGGCAACCGAGTTTGATCGGCTTCTGGCCGAGTTCGGCTTTCTCGACGCGGATGACTTGCTCGTCGATGAGGACCGAATCACCTTTGCCGAGACCTGGCGTGGCAGCTGGGACTATACCACCGGCCCCCACAGCTTCCGGTTGGAGTTCATCCAGAGGGACAGCGACGAGGAGTTTGGGATTGGTGACGACCGGTTCGAGGACGCGGTGGAGCGCGAGCGCCGCGTCGTTGGGCGGTGGGGCTGGTCCTTCGGAGCGCGGACGGATGCCACGCTGCGGGGGGTCTACCGCTGGATCGAGGGGCGAGATGTCGACGATCAGGAGCGCGAGAGCGAGGAGTACCGTCTTTCCTTGGGTCTTTCGCGCAGCCTGGGGCGGCGGACCTCGGGCGATTTGGATCTGATCCACCGGCAGCGCGTCGAGGGGCGTGAGGACCTCGCTTTGGACGAGCGCCGTCGCGAGAACCGCATCAGTGCCCGCCTGACCATGGAATTCTAA
- a CDS encoding XrtA-associated tyrosine autokinase → MSIIERALEKRRGNQAPGAQAQGSVQGAGQQEADPAGETTQTEYAQARPSTPQFGRAPRTVERPADVRIDYGWLRHQGIQVPGEARSGLEEEFRLMKRPLLDNAFGRHGMPVVDKGRLIMVTSAVPGEGKTFSTINLALSIAMEVDRTVLVVDADVARPSVPRTLGFAADRGLMDLLTDSDLRLPDVLLRTDIPDLSVLPAGRPHGRSTELLASQGMTDLLEEIHERYPDRVILFDSPPLLSTSEPSVLAREMGQVLLVIEAEGTAQTAVMRAAELLEGCDVVLTMLNKATGHGGLGYSGYGYGYGYGYGKYGGEPRSSAAKEADGRVAEGS, encoded by the coding sequence ATGAGCATTATCGAGCGGGCGCTGGAGAAGCGCCGAGGCAACCAGGCACCCGGTGCACAAGCGCAAGGTTCGGTCCAGGGGGCCGGACAACAGGAGGCCGATCCGGCGGGCGAGACGACCCAGACGGAATATGCGCAGGCCAGGCCCTCCACGCCGCAGTTCGGACGCGCGCCGCGCACCGTCGAACGACCGGCCGACGTCCGGATTGATTACGGGTGGTTGCGCCATCAGGGGATCCAGGTTCCAGGAGAGGCGCGCAGCGGGCTTGAAGAGGAGTTCCGCTTGATGAAGCGCCCGCTGCTCGATAACGCCTTCGGGCGCCATGGCATGCCGGTAGTGGATAAAGGGCGGTTGATCATGGTGACCAGTGCCGTCCCCGGGGAGGGTAAGACCTTCTCCACGATCAACCTCGCGCTGAGCATCGCCATGGAGGTGGATCGCACGGTTCTGGTCGTCGATGCCGACGTGGCACGTCCGAGCGTCCCGCGAACACTTGGATTCGCGGCCGACAGGGGGCTCATGGACCTGTTGACCGACTCTGATCTTCGTCTGCCGGACGTGCTCCTGCGCACCGATATCCCTGATCTCAGTGTGTTGCCAGCCGGACGTCCCCACGGTCGTTCGACGGAGTTACTGGCCAGTCAGGGTATGACCGATCTGCTGGAGGAGATCCACGAGCGCTACCCGGATCGGGTGATCCTCTTCGATTCCCCCCCGCTGCTCTCGACCAGTGAACCGAGTGTGCTGGCCCGGGAGATGGGGCAGGTGCTCCTCGTGATCGAGGCTGAGGGTACGGCGCAAACGGCGGTGATGCGGGCCGCGGAGCTGCTGGAGGGGTGCGACGTGGTGCTGACCATGCTCAACAAAGCGACCGGTCATGGAGGGCTGGGATACAGCGGTTACGGCTACGGCTACGGTTACGGTTACGGTAAATACGGTGGGGAGCCCCGGAGCAGCGCCGCCAAGGAAGCGGATGGCCGTGTCGCCGAGGGTAGCTAG